In a single window of the Zea mays cultivar B73 chromosome 5, Zm-B73-REFERENCE-NAM-5.0, whole genome shotgun sequence genome:
- the LOC100286083 gene encoding 40S ribosomal protein S14 isoform X1, translating to MSLVLLTSLHPSMTLSLRETLVRITGAMKVKADRDESLPYAAMLAAQDAAQRCKELGITALNIKLRAIGGNKIKTPGPGAQSALRALARSGMKIGRIENVTPVPTDSIRRKGGRKGKEAVGVFDISWRWPSSS from the exons ATGTCTTTGGTGTTGCTCACATCTTTGCATCCTTCAATGACACTTTCATT GAGGGAAACACTGGTTCGGATCACTG GTGCGATGAAGGTCAAGGCTGATCGTGATGAGTCGTTACCTTATgctgctatgcttgctgctcaaGATGCTGCACAGCGTTGCAAG GAGCTTGGTATTACTGCACTGAACATTAAGCTTCGTGCCATTGGAGGCAACAAGATCAAGACCCCTGGACCTGGTGCTCAGTCTGCTCTCAGGGCTCTTGCTCGTTCTGGGATGAAAATTGGACGCATTG AGAACGTTACCCCTGTTCCCACTGACAGCATCCGCAGAAAGGGTGGTAGGAAGGGGAAGGAGGCTGTAGGCGTATTTGACATCTCTTGGAGGTGGCCATCAAGCAGCTAG
- the LOC100286083 gene encoding 40S ribosomal protein S14 isoform 2 (isoform 2 is encoded by transcript variant 2) — MAVAFGFNCDVLNINHVGAMKVKADRDESLPYAAMLAAQDAAQRCKELGITALNIKLRAIGGNKIKTPGPGAQSALRALARSGMKIGRIENVTPVPTDSIRRKGGRKGKEAVGVFDISWRWPSSS; from the exons ATGGCAGTTGCATTTGGTTTTAACTGTGATGTGCTAAATATAAATCATGTAGGTGCGATGAAGGTCAAGGCTGATCGTGATGAGTCGTTACCTTATgctgctatgcttgctgctcaaGATGCTGCACAGCGTTGCAAG GAGCTTGGTATTACTGCACTGAACATTAAGCTTCGTGCCATTGGAGGCAACAAGATCAAGACCCCTGGACCTGGTGCTCAGTCTGCTCTCAGGGCTCTTGCTCGTTCTGGGATGAAAATTGGACGCATTG AGAACGTTACCCCTGTTCCCACTGACAGCATCCGCAGAAAGGGTGGTAGGAAGGGGAAGGAGGCTGTAGGCGTATTTGACATCTCTTGGAGGTGGCCATCAAGCAGCTAG
- the LOC100286083 gene encoding 40S ribosomal protein S14 isoform 3 (isoform 3 is encoded by transcript variant 3), giving the protein MKVKADRDESLPYAAMLAAQDAAQRCKELGITALNIKLRAIGGNKIKTPGPGAQSALRALARSGMKIGRIENVTPVPTDSIRRKGGRKGKEAVGVFDISWRWPSSS; this is encoded by the exons ATGAAGGTCAAGGCTGATCGTGATGAGTCGTTACCTTATgctgctatgcttgctgctcaaGATGCTGCACAGCGTTGCAAG GAGCTTGGTATTACTGCACTGAACATTAAGCTTCGTGCCATTGGAGGCAACAAGATCAAGACCCCTGGACCTGGTGCTCAGTCTGCTCTCAGGGCTCTTGCTCGTTCTGGGATGAAAATTGGACGCATTG AGAACGTTACCCCTGTTCCCACTGACAGCATCCGCAGAAAGGGTGGTAGGAAGGGGAAGGAGGCTGTAGGCGTATTTGACATCTCTTGGAGGTGGCCATCAAGCAGCTAG
- the LOC100273206 gene encoding uncharacterized protein LOC100273206 precursor, which translates to MAARPVALALPLLALVCALAASADATQFRVGGQSGWSVPGAGSEPYNTWAGRLRFQIGDQLLFVYPKETDSVLLVDAAAYNACNTSSYVSRFDDGSTVFTFDRSGAFFFVSGNEASCRANEKLIVVVLADRSGSRTPTPSSAPLPSPPSPPAAAPAPATSPSSSPPSSAAPAATPTSPTSPALAPAPAPTTTPSSPPAPVPTTTPSSPPAPTPTTPAGGGSPPPTASASAPAAEGGSSTTPPQPSTAAPVVAGFVGSLGAFIGFAMLAA; encoded by the exons ATGGCGGCGAGGCCGGTCGCTCTGGCTCTGCCGCTGCTGGCCCTCGTCTGCGCCCTGGCAGCGTCGGCCGACGCGACGCAGTTCAGGGTGGGCGGGCAGAGTGGGTGGAGCGTGCCGGGCGCCGGCTCCGAGCCCTACAACACCTGGGCGGGGCGACTCCGGTTCCAGATCGGCGACCAGCTGC TGTTCGTGTACCCCAAGGAGACGGACTCCGTGCTCCTGGTGGACGCCGCCGCCTACAACGCCTGCAACACCTCGTCCTACGTCTCCAGGTTCGACGACGGCAGCACGGTGTTCACGTTCGACCGCtcgggggccttcttcttcgtcaGCGGCAACGAGGCCAGCTGCCGTGCCAACGAGAAgctcatcgtcgtcgtcctcgccgaCCGCTCCGGCAGCCGCACCCCGACGCCATCATCCGCGCCGCTGCCGAGCCCGCCCTCGCCTCCTGCTGCTGCCCCCGCACCTGCGACGAGCCCATCCTCGTCGCCACCCTCGTCCGCTGCTCCCGCAGCCACCCCCACCTCGCCGACGTCCCCAGCTTTAGCTCCGGCGCCTGCCCCCACGACAACCCCTAGCTCGCCACCGGCGCCCGTTCCCACGACAACTCCTAGCTCGCCACCGGCGCCGACTCCGACAACACCAGCAGGAGGAGGCTCCCCACCGCCAACCGCTTCCGCCAGCGCGCCGGCCGCTGAGGGCGGCAGCTCCACAACGCCGCCACAGCCTTCCACGGCTGCCCCCGTTGTCGCGGGCTTCGTCGGCTCGCTCGGCGCCTTCATCGGTTTCGCCATGCTTGCCGCATGA